GACGGGCTGGACCTGGCCAACCACAACGCACCCGACCAGTTCGTCATGTCCGGGCCCCTCGAGCAGATCGACCGTGCCTGCACCGTGTTCCAGGAAGCGGGTGCCCGCGCGGTCCGGCTCAATGTGAGCGCGCCGTTCCACTCCCGCTACATGCGCGACGCGGCGGCCGAGTTCGGCCGTTTCCTCGACGAGTTCACGCTGCGACCGCCGACGATTCCGGTGCTGGCCAACGTGACCGCGCTGCCCTACACGGCGGAGAACCTGAAAGCCACGCTGACCGCGCAGATCGCCGCGCCGGTCCGGTGGACCGACATGGTGCGCAGGCTGATGGGCCTCGGCGAGTTCGAGTTCGTCGAACTGGGGCCGGGCCAGGTGCTCACCAAGCTGGTCGGCAAGATCCGCGAGAACGCCCAGCCGCTGGAGATGCCGGCCCCTGCCCGAACCGCGGCCGAGCCGGTCCGCCCGACCGCCGAGACCCTGGGCGCCGCGAGCTTCCGGGAACGGTACGGGCTGCGCCACGCCTACCTGCTCGGCGGCATGTACGGAGGCGTCTCAGGCCTCGAACTCCTCGGGGCCGCGGCGAAGAGCGGCCTGCTCGGCTTCCTCGGTACCGGGGGCCTCAGCGTGGCCGAGGTGGCCGACCACCTGCGGACCCTGGTCGCAGACCTCGGCCTCGGCGGCGCGTTCGGCGCCAACCTGCTCTACCGACACGGCGCCCCCGAGGCGGAGTCCGCGCTGGTCGACCTCCTGCTGCGGCACGGCGTCGAGCTCATCGAGGCATCGGGCTTCCCCCTGATCACGCCCGCCCTGGTCCGGTTCCGACTCAAGGGCGGACGAATCATCGCCAAGGTGTCCCGCACCGACGTCGCCGCCCAGTTCCTGGCTCCTCCACCGCAGCGCCTGGTCGAACGCCTCCTGGCGTCCGGCGAGGTGACCGAGCAGGAGGCGCGCGCGGCACGCGGCCGGCCGATGGCCGACGACCTGTGCGTCGAGGCCGTCGGCGGGTGGCTCGAAGGCACCGCCGATCTGCTGACCCTGCTCCCGTCGGTGATCCGGCTCCGCGACGCCGCCGCGGTGAGCGGCCCTCGGGTCCACGTGGGCTGCGCCGGCGGCATCGGCACGCCCGAGGCCGCGGCGGCGGCGTTCCTGCTCGGCGCCGAGTTCATCCTGACGGGGTCGGTCAACCAGTGCTCGGTCGAGGCGGCGACCAGCCCGGCGGTGAAGGACCTGCTGGCGCAGGCTCAGGAATACGACGTGGACGCCGCGCCATGGGGCGAGCAGCTCGAACTCGGCGTGCAGGCCCGCTACCTCAAGCGTGGGTTGTTCTTCCCGGCCCGCGCGACCCGCCTGCACGAGCTTTCGCGTCAGTACGGCTCCCTGGCCGAGCTGGACGGTGCCACTCGGTCCCGGGTCGTCGAGCGGTATCTCGGTGGCGAACTGCCCGCGACAACCGAGCTGACGGCGGTCCTGCGAGGCTATGTCGAGCGCTGCTTCCGGCTCGCGGTGACCGGCGACGAGCTGTCCAAAGTTGACTTCCTGATCCACTGCGGCCCCGCGATGGGTGCCTTCAACCAGGTGGTCGCCGGCACACAGCTGGAGGACTGGCGCGCCCGCACGGTCGAAGCCATCGCCACCCTGTTGATGGAGGGTGCCGCGACCCGCACCGCGCAGCTGAAAAGCGCGTAGTCCGCGTCAGGCGTCGGATCGCGGGTTCTGCGTTTCCGGGTGGCGCTCCAGTGCGGTCGCGCCTCTGCCTCGGCGCCGCCCGCGCGATCGATCGCTCGACGGAGCGCGTCGAGATCGTCGGCCGGCGTCGGATCGGTGACGTTTGGGGCTCGTAAAGGCATCGCTGCGGGTGGGGGCCTGCATTCCAGTGGTGGATCCAGGGCGACGATATTCGTGAGGGGACGGTATGCACACCACTGAAATGCCGCTGCCGAGGCCGGATGCCACCTGGCGCGGCGGGCATCTGCTGGCCGTCAGCGACCTGCACGTCGCGGTGGCCGGCAACCGTGCCGTCGTCGAAGCGCTACGTCCCGAGAACCCCCAAGACTGGCTGCTGGTCGCTGGCGACGTCGCCGAGATCACGGCCGACTTCGAGGCGACGATGGCCAAGCTGGCGACGCGGTTCACCCGGGTCATCTGGACACCCGGCAACCACGAGCTGTGGACCCACGTTTCGGATCCGGTGCGACTGCGCGGCGAGGAGCGCTACCAGCATCTGGTGCGAATATGCCGACGACTGGGGATCGACACACCGGAAGACCCGTATCCCGTGTGGGCCGGCCCGGACGGGCCCGTCGTGGTGGCGCCCCTGTTCGTTCTCTACGACTACTCATTCCATCCGCCCGGCACCAGTTCCGTCGAAGAAGGCCTCGCCCTCGCGCACGAAACCGGCGTCGTCTGCACCGACGAGTTCCTCCTGCACCCCGACCCGCACCCGACGCGGCAGGCCTGGTGCGAAGCCCGCCTCGCCTACACCGAGAGGCGCCTGTCGGAGCTGGATCCGACGGCGAAGACCGTGCTGATCAGCCACTTCCCTCTCGTACGCCAGCCCACCCAGGTCCTGAGATACCCGGAGTTCGCGCAGTGGTGCGGCACCGTACACACCGCCGACTGGCACACCCGGTTTCGGGCCATCGTGGCTGTCTACGGGCATCTGCACATTCCACGCACCACGCACTACGACGGCGTTCGCTTCGAGGAAGTCTCCCTGGGCTACCCGCGGGAGTGGAGCCACCGAGACGCCTTCACGCCACGATTGATCCTTTAAACCTGCCGAGGTCACTGTCTTGAAAACCCTTCTGCCGCCCAGCGTCGCCGTCGCCGAAGCTTTCGGCGATCCGCCGGAGGCGGTTCTCCTCCCCGCCGAAACCGAGGCGATCGCGCGCGCCGTAGACAAGCGCCGTCGCGAATACACCACAGTCCGCTACTGCGCACGCCTGGCGTTGGGCGAACTCGGTCTACCACCGACGGCGATCCTGAACGGCTCAAAACGCGAGCCACTTTGGCCAGCCGGCATAGTGGGGGCCCTGACACACTGCGATGGCTATCGCGCCGCCGCGGTCGTGCGGGCGAGCGAGGCGGTGACGTCACTCGGCATCGACGCCGAGCCTCATCTGGCACTGCCGGACGGCGTGCTCGACACGATCACAAACCCCGAGGAACTCTCACACCTCGCATCCCTGACACGCCAGGAACCGACTATCCACTGGGACCGTTTGCTGTTCAGCGCTAAAGAATCGGTCTACAAGGCGTGGTTCCCGGTAGCCCGGTGTTGGCTCGGTTTCGAGGACGCAACGCTACGCTTCGATCCGTCCGACGGCACGTTCGCCGCGCAGTTGCACGTGATCGGACCGGTGATCGGCGCCGCCCCGCTGACGGCGATGCGGGGCCGCTGGCGAGTGCACAACGGGCTGGCCCTCACCGCGGTAGTGGTCCCAGTCTCATGACAACGTCGAGACCAGCGTCGCCCTCCGTACTCCAGTATCGGTGGGCAACGCCATCCAAGACTCAGCGTTGCGGATCGCATACTCCGGATCCCGCTGCCCCGCACCGTACCGCATCGTGCCGCACAGGCGGCCAGCACGGCGCTCATGCCCGACCGCAACGCGCCCTCGCCTGAGACTGGTTGACTGGTCGTCTGTGTTTGGCGTGCTGTTCCGCCCGTGACCTGGACGGACCCGAGCAAGCCTGGCGTTGGCAGGCGCGTCTACCGTGTCAATGGGAAGATCCGCCGCGCCGGCCGAGCACTGCCGTCGGTGCCGTCAGATCGCGCTGGTGGTAGTGGTGCGCTGTTTGCTGTGGTTGCTGTGCAGATCCGGCTCGAATCGGCGAATCCAGAACCGGCATTCTGGGGCAACCTCCATCGTGAGTCTCGACCGGCGAGTTGATTAGAGCTCGTCTTCGAACTCTCCCTTGCTGACGCCGTCGATGAATGCAGCCCATTCACGGGCAGTGAACTTAAGGTGCGGGCCGCTGGGATCCTTGCTGTCCCGGACTGCTCTACCCCCGTCGGGTAGCCATGCTACTTCCACGCAGGACCCGGAGCTGCCGCTGGCAGAAGCCTTCCGCCACGCTCGTCCGCTCGTCCGCTCGTCCGCTCGTCCCAGCCGATTTTATTTTGTCATCGTCGCCAGGAAGTGATGCTGCTGCTGTCATCGTGTCTGTCTTTCACTCGAAGGTGTCTTAGCGCGCCAGGTGGCGCCATAGTGGCCGTTGAATACATATGTGGTTGATGCGGTCCTGGGGGCGTGGGTTTCATCGTGGGTTAGCTGTTGTCGTTGCGGCGATGCCTAGGCTGCGTCTGAGGTTCGTCGCCCACAGCTCGAAGTCTGAGGCCTCGTCGGTTCGGCCCAGGTCACGATAGACAACAGCGATGGC
This region of Catenulispora sp. EB89 genomic DNA includes:
- the fabD gene encoding ACP S-malonyltransferase, translating into MSGPLPVVFMFSGQGSQYYRMGQELYDENPVFRAALRRHDDVVAQALGESVLARILDPAKRKSDPFTDTRFSHPAIVMIELALAQTLTEAGVIPDYLLGASLGEYAAAVVAGCIEPAECLRLLVEQVRALRDGPRGGMLAVLDTPDVLDRVPELRECEIAARNYPGHFVVSARTDVLQAAEVALRAADVPHQRVAVEYAYHSSLMDSIAVAARQATATATFGPPRIPLVSCVDGELVPRVTPEHLWQAARRPIEFETTITAMRRRGDFHYLDLGPAGTLNNFVRGNLPPGSRSRSVALLSPFGHDPGLLARIASEAPRPKPSRKASGMKVYGFPGQGSQQRGMGRDLFARFPSETAIADRVLGTSIEQLCVADPERKLGRTEFTQPAIYVVSALSYLDRQTTDPRPPDYVVGHSIGEYVALFAAGVLSFEDGLRLVQRRGQLMAQAGGGGMAAIVGADEQTVTRTLTEAGLDGLDLANHNAPDQFVMSGPLEQIDRACTVFQEAGARAVRLNVSAPFHSRYMRDAAAEFGRFLDEFTLRPPTIPVLANVTALPYTAENLKATLTAQIAAPVRWTDMVRRLMGLGEFEFVELGPGQVLTKLVGKIRENAQPLEMPAPARTAAEPVRPTAETLGAASFRERYGLRHAYLLGGMYGGVSGLELLGAAAKSGLLGFLGTGGLSVAEVADHLRTLVADLGLGGAFGANLLYRHGAPEAESALVDLLLRHGVELIEASGFPLITPALVRFRLKGGRIIAKVSRTDVAAQFLAPPPQRLVERLLASGEVTEQEARAARGRPMADDLCVEAVGGWLEGTADLLTLLPSVIRLRDAAAVSGPRVHVGCAGGIGTPEAAAAAFLLGAEFILTGSVNQCSVEAATSPAVKDLLAQAQEYDVDAAPWGEQLELGVQARYLKRGLFFPARATRLHELSRQYGSLAELDGATRSRVVERYLGGELPATTELTAVLRGYVERCFRLAVTGDELSKVDFLIHCGPAMGAFNQVVAGTQLEDWRARTVEAIATLLMEGAATRTAQLKSA
- a CDS encoding metallophosphoesterase, with amino-acid sequence MHTTEMPLPRPDATWRGGHLLAVSDLHVAVAGNRAVVEALRPENPQDWLLVAGDVAEITADFEATMAKLATRFTRVIWTPGNHELWTHVSDPVRLRGEERYQHLVRICRRLGIDTPEDPYPVWAGPDGPVVVAPLFVLYDYSFHPPGTSSVEEGLALAHETGVVCTDEFLLHPDPHPTRQAWCEARLAYTERRLSELDPTAKTVLISHFPLVRQPTQVLRYPEFAQWCGTVHTADWHTRFRAIVAVYGHLHIPRTTHYDGVRFEEVSLGYPREWSHRDAFTPRLIL
- a CDS encoding 4'-phosphopantetheinyl transferase codes for the protein MKTLLPPSVAVAEAFGDPPEAVLLPAETEAIARAVDKRRREYTTVRYCARLALGELGLPPTAILNGSKREPLWPAGIVGALTHCDGYRAAAVVRASEAVTSLGIDAEPHLALPDGVLDTITNPEELSHLASLTRQEPTIHWDRLLFSAKESVYKAWFPVARCWLGFEDATLRFDPSDGTFAAQLHVIGPVIGAAPLTAMRGRWRVHNGLALTAVVVPVS
- a CDS encoding DUF397 domain-containing protein; translated protein: MGRADERTSGRAWRKASASGSSGSCVEVAWLPDGGRAVRDSKDPSGPHLKFTAREWAAFIDGVSKGEFEDEL